A single genomic interval of Roseomonas aeriglobus harbors:
- the argB gene encoding acetylglutamate kinase: MTDHAPSPAMLAKAETLTEALPYLQRYTGKTFVVKYGGHAMGDPELARDFAEDVTLLKMVGINVVVIHGGGPQIGAMLKRLGVESRFHDGLRITDKPTAEIAEMVLAGSINKEIVAWIAQAGGRAVGISGKDANLVVAEKVTGREADPLQGIERHVDLGFVGEPARVDPTILTSLSAQGFIPVVAPVALGADGHTYNVNADTMAGAIAAELRAARFFLLTDVPGVLDKNKELLTDLDPAAIAGLRADGTITGGMIPKLETCVAAVEGGVDAAVILDGRIPHGMLLEIFTERGAGTLVRR, encoded by the coding sequence ATGACCGATCACGCCCCATCGCCCGCGATGCTCGCCAAGGCGGAAACGCTGACCGAGGCGTTGCCGTATCTGCAACGCTACACCGGCAAGACCTTCGTCGTGAAATACGGCGGCCATGCGATGGGCGACCCCGAACTCGCGCGCGATTTCGCCGAGGACGTGACGCTGCTGAAGATGGTCGGGATCAACGTCGTCGTCATCCATGGCGGCGGCCCGCAGATCGGCGCGATGCTGAAGCGCCTGGGCGTCGAATCGCGCTTCCACGATGGCCTGCGCATCACCGACAAGCCGACCGCCGAGATCGCGGAAATGGTGCTTGCGGGCTCGATCAACAAGGAAATCGTCGCCTGGATCGCGCAGGCCGGCGGCCGCGCGGTCGGCATCTCGGGCAAGGACGCGAACCTGGTCGTCGCCGAAAAGGTGACCGGGCGCGAAGCCGATCCGCTTCAGGGGATCGAGCGCCACGTCGATCTGGGTTTCGTCGGCGAGCCGGCTCGCGTCGACCCGACCATTCTGACCAGCCTGTCGGCGCAGGGGTTCATCCCCGTCGTCGCGCCCGTGGCGCTGGGGGCCGATGGCCATACCTATAATGTCAACGCCGATACGATGGCGGGCGCCATCGCCGCCGAACTGCGCGCCGCACGCTTCTTCCTGCTGACCGACGTTCCCGGCGTGCTCGACAAGAACAAGGAACTGCTGACCGACCTCGACCCCGCTGCTATCGCCGGGCTGCGCGCGGACGGTACGATCACCGGCGGCATGATCCCCAAGCTCGAGACCTGCGTCGCGGCGGTCGAGGGCGGGGTCGACGCCGCGGTCATCCTCGACGGGCGCATCCCGCATGGCATGTTGCTGGAGATCTTCACCGAACGTGGCGCGGGCACCTTGGTCCGGCGCTGA
- a CDS encoding YggT family protein translates to MACCWRSSPNVARAPWSGADRCYIDVRQTIGNAYVTTILEILQILLNLVWWVIIVQAILSWLIAFNVINTSNDLVRNVWQALGVMTEPLYRPIRRVLPDFGALDLSPVVVLIILAILDVIIRNQLIAAYTGA, encoded by the coding sequence ATGGCATGTTGCTGGAGATCTTCACCGAACGTGGCGCGGGCACCTTGGTCCGGCGCTGATCGGTGCTATATTGACGTAAGACAGACTATTGGGAACGCCTACGTGACGACGATCCTCGAAATCCTGCAGATCCTGCTCAACCTGGTGTGGTGGGTCATCATCGTCCAGGCGATCCTGTCGTGGCTGATCGCGTTCAACGTCATCAACACGTCGAACGACCTGGTCCGCAACGTGTGGCAGGCGCTGGGCGTGATGACCGAGCCGCTGTACCGCCCGATCCGCCGCGTGCTGCCCGATTTCGGCGCGCTCGACCTGTCGCCCGTGGTGGTGCTGATCATCCTGGCGATCCTGGACGTCATCATCCGCAACCAGCTGATCGCCGCCTACACCGGCGCTTGA
- a CDS encoding DUF167 domain-containing protein, with product MSDFVLAVRVTPRSSRASLGPGRDGALAARVTAPPVDGEANDAVVALVARAFGVPKRDVRIVGGETSREKRVAIAGDANALAAIAARIANP from the coding sequence TTGAGCGACTTCGTCCTGGCCGTGCGGGTCACCCCGCGGTCCTCGCGCGCGAGCCTGGGGCCGGGGCGTGATGGCGCGCTTGCCGCACGCGTGACCGCGCCGCCGGTCGATGGCGAAGCGAACGACGCGGTGGTCGCGCTGGTGGCCAGGGCGTTCGGCGTGCCGAAGCGCGACGTGCGGATCGTCGGCGGCGAGACGTCCCGGGAAAAGCGCGTGGCGATCGCGGGGGATGCCAATGCGCTGGCGGCGATCGCGGCGCGGATTGCGAATCCCTAA
- the folD gene encoding bifunctional methylenetetrahydrofolate dehydrogenase/methenyltetrahydrofolate cyclohydrolase FolD: MTAQIINGKAAAAALRARVGEAAAAFEAASGRKAGLAVVLVGEDPASAVYVRSKGKATVAAGMASFEHKLDADIAEADLLALVDRLNADPAVDGILVQLPLPKHIRESVVIERIVPEKDVDGFHPVNAGRLATGLEGFVPCTPLGCLMLLTDELGDLTGKDAVVIGRSNIVGKPMAALLTRASATVTIAHSRTRDLAGHVGRADIVVAAVGIPHFVKGEWLKPGATVIDVGINRTESGLVGDVDFASAAEVASAITPVPGGVGPMTIAVLLRNTLVAAYRNAGHAFDETSL; this comes from the coding sequence ATGACGGCACAGATCATCAATGGAAAGGCGGCCGCGGCCGCACTTAGGGCTCGCGTGGGCGAGGCGGCGGCGGCGTTCGAGGCGGCGAGCGGCCGCAAGGCGGGCCTGGCGGTAGTGCTGGTCGGCGAGGATCCGGCGTCGGCGGTCTACGTCCGCTCGAAAGGCAAGGCGACCGTCGCGGCCGGCATGGCGAGTTTCGAGCACAAGCTCGATGCCGACATTGCGGAGGCCGACCTGCTCGCGCTGGTCGATCGGCTGAATGCTGACCCGGCGGTCGATGGGATCCTGGTCCAGCTGCCGCTCCCCAAGCATATTCGCGAGAGCGTCGTCATCGAACGCATCGTGCCGGAAAAGGACGTCGACGGTTTCCACCCGGTCAACGCCGGCCGGCTCGCGACCGGTTTGGAGGGCTTCGTCCCCTGCACGCCGCTCGGCTGCCTGATGCTGCTGACGGACGAACTGGGCGATCTGACCGGCAAGGATGCGGTCGTGATCGGCCGGTCGAATATCGTCGGCAAGCCGATGGCGGCGCTGCTGACTCGTGCCAGCGCGACGGTGACGATCGCGCATTCGCGCACCCGGGACCTCGCCGGCCACGTCGGTCGCGCCGACATCGTCGTCGCGGCGGTCGGCATTCCCCATTTCGTGAAGGGCGAATGGCTGAAGCCCGGCGCGACCGTCATCGACGTCGGCATCAACCGCACCGAAAGCGGCCTGGTCGGCGACGTCGATTTCGCTTCGGCTGCCGAGGTGGCCTCTGCCATCACGCCGGTGCCGGGCGGGGTCGGGCCGATGACCATCGCCGTCCTGCTGCGCAACACTTTGGTCGCCGCCTATCGCAACGCGGGACATGCCTTCGACGAGACCAGCCTGTGA
- a CDS encoding NAAT family transporter, with product MIELYISALITFFVVIDPPGCAPIYAGLTSGASPAHVRAMAVRAVVVATIILLVFALFGEALLRALGIGLDAFRIAGGIMLFVIAMDMVFERRTQRREERAEKLKETPEVEDVSIFPMAMPMIAGPGSIASVMLMMSRTEGLSASLVVLAAMLTILVLTLAALLAAGPIMRVLGAKIEAVITRLLGVLLAALAAQFVINGVKASFFAA from the coding sequence ATGATCGAACTCTATATCTCCGCCCTGATCACCTTCTTCGTCGTCATCGATCCTCCGGGCTGCGCACCGATCTATGCTGGCCTCACCAGCGGCGCATCGCCGGCGCACGTCCGCGCGATGGCGGTGCGTGCGGTGGTGGTCGCGACGATCATCCTGCTCGTCTTCGCACTGTTCGGCGAAGCGCTGCTCCGGGCGCTTGGCATCGGGCTCGACGCGTTCCGCATCGCCGGCGGCATCATGCTGTTCGTGATCGCGATGGACATGGTCTTCGAACGCCGCACCCAGCGTCGCGAGGAACGCGCGGAAAAGCTGAAGGAGACGCCGGAAGTCGAAGACGTATCGATCTTCCCCATGGCGATGCCGATGATCGCCGGACCCGGCTCGATCGCGTCGGTCATGCTGATGATGTCGCGCACGGAGGGCCTCAGCGCCTCGCTCGTCGTGCTCGCTGCGATGCTGACCATCCTGGTTCTGACGCTGGCCGCCTTGCTCGCGGCGGGCCCGATCATGCGGGTGCTCGGCGCAAAGATCGAAGCGGTCATCACCCGCCTGCTCGGCGTGCTGCTGGCGGCACTCGCCGCACAATTCGTCATCAACGGGGTAAAGGCGAGCTTCTTCGCCGCCTGA
- a CDS encoding TonB-dependent receptor: MIDASVRLARKPFRLSATLLLAGTAISLAGLTAVATPAAAQSFTTIDASGTVVDAEGQPITGAKVAVRSEAQGFTRETTTNRDGTYTIVQLQPGLYTVTVEAPGFETYTEQGVRLATGSSTNRYQLARADGSGEIVVSGRRIASADFDRTTTGAVIDVADVAQRVPVARDLQAVIQLTPGAGAGSGAFGGLSSIRGSSVSENAYFLNGINITNFRNNLAPATIPFDFYQTIEVKTGGYAAEFGRSTGGFTNATSKSGSNEFHGAVRFNWEPDELKWDAPDTRGSVNRFSGSSRTDAVFELGGPIIKDRVFFYGMYNARRTDSVGAGRQYLVESDTYLGTSRTFSSGSSPFYGIKIDVLPFDGQRLEGTYISSEGSSYSRTYGNTNSLATRYDYIRNIDGPYSGGTDFLFGNKIYAGKYTGTFTDWLSVSALYGRVEFRNTSFSVNPQNSNLPSVVDARIANSPISLTTPGGGVGESLDKRTQYRADVDIRFNLLGSHHIRFGYDREELFSSQTSIGTGGGVGYRIIRAAANDPRGLAIGTDYLRTRTYRIVGGFESLNEAYYLQDSWSLMEGRLNVNIGVRNDRFSNNNSANVTFYKSGNQWGPRLGVTFDPFGNQTDKVFGSFGRLFMPVASNTNVRLTGGELYFDRYTTFNGLQANNVPIIGTPIVYAAAANCPGESGVRACTIFSDGSPRPAESQVSTTLKPQSVDEYILGFEKQIGLWRLRTFYTEARLNEVLEDVAIDAAVRNYCVAQRISGCAGIWGGFHQYVLVNPGSGATVQLSDPIGGEATRRTVTFSAAELGYPKAVRTARSVTLEVRREFDGVWSLDASWVYGKVIGNYEGGVKTDNGQTDTGLTTDFDQPGLTAGQFGYSPNDRRHVFKLYGSYQLLKNVTVGLNTSLTSPRRFGCIGRVPDSVDELAGGYGAAGSFCQVNPDGTINTNPKVTRPTKLIPRGSVFQSDWLVRNDLDIQLTQEIGKATGYLRVSAFNLLNLKARLNFNEYGTDDEGTASPLYRDVTGYQGGRSIRFQAGINF, from the coding sequence ATGATTGATGCATCGGTGCGGCTTGCCCGCAAACCCTTTCGGCTGTCTGCAACACTTTTGCTTGCCGGAACCGCGATTTCACTGGCTGGCCTGACTGCGGTGGCCACGCCGGCGGCGGCGCAGAGCTTCACCACGATCGACGCCAGCGGTACGGTTGTCGATGCCGAGGGACAGCCCATCACGGGGGCGAAGGTCGCCGTCCGGTCGGAGGCGCAGGGCTTCACGCGCGAGACAACGACCAATCGCGACGGTACATACACGATCGTCCAGCTGCAGCCGGGACTGTACACCGTCACCGTCGAGGCGCCGGGCTTTGAAACATACACCGAGCAGGGCGTCCGTCTGGCGACCGGTTCGTCGACCAACCGTTACCAGCTGGCACGTGCGGACGGGTCGGGTGAGATCGTCGTCAGCGGCCGCCGTATCGCCAGCGCCGACTTCGATCGCACGACCACCGGCGCGGTCATCGACGTCGCGGACGTCGCGCAGCGCGTTCCCGTCGCTCGCGATCTGCAGGCGGTCATCCAGCTGACGCCGGGCGCCGGCGCAGGTTCGGGCGCTTTCGGTGGCCTCAGCAGCATCCGCGGCAGCTCGGTGTCGGAAAATGCCTATTTCCTGAACGGCATCAACATCACCAACTTCCGCAACAATCTGGCGCCCGCAACGATTCCGTTCGACTTCTACCAGACGATCGAAGTCAAGACGGGTGGCTATGCCGCAGAATTCGGGCGCAGCACCGGCGGCTTTACCAACGCGACCAGCAAGTCGGGCTCGAACGAGTTCCACGGTGCCGTGCGCTTCAACTGGGAGCCGGATGAACTGAAGTGGGACGCCCCGGATACCCGCGGTTCGGTCAACCGCTTCAGCGGCAGCAGCCGGACCGATGCGGTGTTCGAACTCGGCGGTCCGATCATCAAGGATCGCGTCTTCTTCTACGGCATGTACAATGCGCGCCGGACGGACAGCGTCGGTGCAGGGCGCCAGTATCTGGTCGAGAGCGACACCTATCTCGGCACGTCGCGTACGTTCAGCTCGGGGTCGTCGCCGTTCTACGGCATCAAGATCGACGTGCTGCCGTTCGACGGCCAGCGGCTCGAGGGCACGTACATCAGCAGCGAAGGCAGCAGCTATTCGCGCACCTATGGCAACACCAACTCGCTTGCCACCCGCTACGACTATATCCGTAACATCGACGGTCCATATTCAGGTGGCACCGACTTCCTGTTCGGCAACAAGATCTATGCGGGCAAGTACACGGGCACCTTCACCGACTGGCTCTCGGTCTCGGCGCTTTACGGCCGCGTCGAGTTCCGCAACACGAGCTTCTCGGTCAACCCGCAGAACTCGAACCTGCCGTCGGTCGTCGATGCGCGTATCGCCAACTCGCCGATCTCGCTGACCACGCCGGGCGGTGGCGTCGGTGAGTCGCTCGACAAGCGTACGCAATATCGTGCCGACGTCGATATCCGCTTCAACCTGCTCGGCTCGCACCACATCCGCTTCGGCTATGACCGCGAAGAACTCTTCTCTTCGCAGACGTCGATCGGGACGGGCGGTGGCGTCGGCTATCGCATCATCCGCGCCGCGGCGAACGATCCGCGCGGGCTCGCAATCGGTACGGACTATCTGCGGACACGAACCTATCGCATCGTCGGCGGGTTCGAATCGCTCAACGAGGCCTATTATCTGCAGGATAGCTGGTCGCTGATGGAGGGCCGGTTGAACGTCAATATCGGCGTTCGCAACGATCGGTTCAGCAACAACAATTCGGCCAATGTCACCTTCTACAAGTCGGGCAACCAATGGGGTCCGCGCCTCGGCGTCACCTTCGATCCTTTCGGCAATCAGACCGACAAGGTCTTCGGCAGCTTCGGGCGCCTGTTCATGCCGGTTGCCTCGAACACGAACGTCCGCCTGACGGGTGGCGAACTCTACTTTGACCGTTACACGACGTTCAACGGGCTGCAGGCGAACAACGTGCCGATCATCGGTACGCCGATCGTCTATGCAGCAGCGGCGAACTGCCCGGGCGAAAGCGGCGTGCGCGCCTGCACCATCTTCTCCGACGGGTCTCCGCGTCCGGCCGAGTCGCAGGTGTCGACCACGCTGAAGCCCCAGTCGGTGGACGAATACATCCTCGGCTTCGAAAAGCAGATCGGCCTGTGGCGCCTTCGCACCTTCTATACCGAGGCACGGCTGAACGAAGTGCTGGAGGACGTTGCGATCGACGCAGCCGTCCGTAACTATTGCGTTGCACAGCGGATATCGGGCTGCGCCGGCATCTGGGGTGGCTTCCACCAATATGTGCTGGTCAATCCTGGCAGCGGTGCAACCGTCCAGCTGTCCGACCCGATCGGCGGCGAAGCGACCCGGCGCACGGTGACCTTCTCTGCCGCCGAACTTGGCTATCCGAAGGCGGTCCGCACGGCGCGGTCGGTAACGCTCGAGGTTCGTCGCGAATTCGACGGTGTGTGGAGCCTGGATGCGTCCTGGGTCTACGGCAAGGTCATCGGCAACTATGAAGGCGGCGTGAAGACCGACAACGGCCAGACCGACACCGGCCTGACCACCGACTTTGACCAGCCCGGCCTGACCGCGGGCCAGTTCGGCTATTCGCCGAACGACCGTCGTCACGTCTTCAAACTGTATGGCAGCTATCAGCTGCTGAAGAATGTCACGGTCGGTCTCAACACATCGCTGACCTCGCCGCGGCGGTTCGGCTGCATCGGGCGCGTGCCCGACTCAGTGGACGAACTGGCGGGCGGCTATGGCGCGGCGGGCTCGTTCTGCCAGGTCAATCCGGATGGAACGATCAACACCAACCCCAAGGTCACCCGTCCGACGAAGCTGATCCCGCGCGGTTCGGTCTTCCAGAGCGACTGGCTGGTCCGCAACGATCTGGACATCCAGCTCACGCAGGAAATCGGCAAGGCGACCGGTTACCTCCGCGTCAGCGCGTTCAACCTGCTCAACCTCAAGGCACGCCTGAACTTCAACGAATATGGCACCGATGACGAGGGCACGGCGTCGCCGCTGTACCGCGACGTCACCGGCTACCAGGGCGGACGGTCGATCCGTTTCCAGGCCGGCATCAACTTCTGA
- the topA gene encoding type I DNA topoisomerase, with protein sequence MQLVIVESPAKAKTIEKYLGKDYHVLASYGHVRDLPAKDGSVNPDEDFAMEWETYADKSRQLKAITDEAKKADRLILATDPDREGEAISWHVREVLKNRKALPKEVERVTFNAITKPAILKAMEQPRELDTDLIDAYRARRALDYLVGFTLSPVLWRKLPGAKSAGRVQSVALRLVVEREREIESFKPQEYWSVEATFEQDGTPFVARLTGWEGKKLDRLSIGDEGTANRAKAAVEAGRFSVARVETKPATRNPPPPFTTSTLQQEAARKLGFSASHTMRIAQALYEDGAITYMRTDGVQMDGSAIDAARKAVIERYDGGYVPEKPRQYQTKAKNAQEAHEAIRPTDFSKDRAGSGDHGRLYELIWKRALASQMAAARMERTSIELEDGTGQCVLRATGQVVLFPGYLALYEEGRDDDGDEDSRRLPHLKSGDAPAKTGVKAEQHFTQPPPRFSDASLIKRLEELGIGRPSTYASIIDVLKDRGYVRLEKNRFYAEESGRLLTAFLERFFEKYVSYDFTAGLEEELDDVSGGRAEWQAVLEAFWRDFKPRTDEVKERQPSEVTAALDEFLSDYLFPPKDDGSDPRACPNCGDGRLSLRGGRFGAFVACSNYPECKYTRRFAQPGGGAGEDTGPETLGTDPETNLPVERKSGRFGPYIQLGEGKEAKRASIPKDIGELDLDWALKLLSLPRTIGDHPETGAPITASIGRYGPYLAHNGKYARLQSTADVFETGMNAAVVKLAEAAAGGGRPARGAAREPLKVLGKHPRTEAEIKLMEGRYGPYVTDGETNATLPKTIQPDELTLEEAAQLIDARAAAAPAKKGRKKAAPKKAAAAKKPAAKKAPAKKAAAKKTD encoded by the coding sequence ATGCAGCTCGTCATCGTCGAATCCCCGGCCAAGGCCAAAACCATCGAGAAATATCTGGGCAAGGACTATCACGTCCTCGCGTCCTACGGGCACGTCCGCGATCTGCCGGCGAAGGACGGGTCGGTGAACCCGGACGAAGACTTCGCGATGGAGTGGGAAACCTACGCCGACAAATCGCGACAGCTCAAAGCGATCACCGACGAGGCGAAGAAGGCGGATCGTCTGATCCTGGCGACCGACCCTGATCGTGAGGGGGAGGCGATCAGCTGGCACGTGCGCGAGGTGCTGAAGAACCGCAAGGCGCTGCCCAAGGAGGTCGAGCGCGTCACGTTCAACGCAATTACCAAGCCCGCGATCCTGAAGGCGATGGAGCAGCCACGCGAGCTGGATACCGATCTGATAGACGCGTACCGCGCGCGCCGGGCGCTCGACTATCTGGTCGGCTTCACCCTGTCGCCGGTGCTGTGGCGCAAGCTGCCGGGCGCCAAGTCGGCGGGCCGCGTCCAATCGGTCGCACTGCGGCTGGTGGTCGAGCGCGAGCGGGAGATCGAAAGCTTCAAACCGCAGGAATATTGGTCGGTCGAGGCGACGTTCGAACAGGACGGCACGCCGTTCGTCGCGCGGCTGACGGGGTGGGAAGGCAAGAAGCTCGATCGCCTGTCGATCGGGGACGAGGGCACCGCCAATCGCGCCAAAGCGGCGGTCGAGGCGGGACGTTTCTCGGTCGCCCGCGTCGAGACCAAGCCCGCGACGCGCAACCCGCCGCCGCCCTTCACCACCTCGACGCTGCAGCAGGAGGCTGCGCGCAAGCTCGGCTTTTCGGCCAGCCACACGATGCGGATCGCGCAGGCGCTGTATGAGGACGGCGCGATCACTTATATGCGGACCGATGGCGTCCAGATGGACGGGTCGGCGATCGATGCGGCGCGCAAAGCCGTGATCGAGCGCTACGACGGCGGCTATGTCCCGGAAAAGCCGCGGCAATATCAGACGAAGGCGAAGAACGCGCAGGAAGCGCACGAGGCGATCCGACCGACCGATTTCTCGAAAGATCGCGCAGGCTCGGGCGACCATGGCCGGCTGTACGAACTGATCTGGAAGCGTGCGCTCGCCAGCCAGATGGCGGCGGCGCGGATGGAGCGGACCTCGATCGAGCTGGAGGACGGGACTGGCCAGTGCGTGCTGCGGGCGACCGGCCAGGTCGTGCTCTTCCCCGGCTATCTCGCACTGTACGAGGAAGGCCGCGACGATGATGGTGATGAAGACAGCCGCCGCCTGCCGCATCTGAAGTCGGGCGATGCGCCCGCGAAGACGGGCGTCAAAGCTGAGCAGCATTTCACCCAGCCCCCGCCGCGCTTCTCCGACGCATCGCTGATCAAGCGGCTGGAGGAACTCGGCATCGGGCGTCCGTCGACCTATGCGTCGATCATCGATGTGTTGAAGGACCGCGGCTACGTCCGGCTCGAGAAGAACCGCTTCTACGCCGAGGAATCGGGCCGGCTGCTGACCGCGTTCCTGGAGCGGTTCTTCGAGAAATACGTCAGCTATGATTTTACCGCGGGGCTCGAGGAAGAGCTGGACGACGTGTCGGGCGGCCGCGCCGAATGGCAGGCGGTGCTGGAAGCGTTCTGGCGCGACTTCAAGCCGCGCACGGATGAGGTCAAGGAACGCCAGCCGAGCGAAGTCACCGCCGCACTCGACGAGTTCCTGAGCGACTATCTGTTCCCGCCCAAGGACGACGGCAGCGACCCGCGTGCCTGCCCGAACTGCGGCGATGGGCGGTTGTCCTTGCGCGGTGGCCGGTTCGGGGCTTTCGTCGCCTGCTCCAACTATCCGGAGTGTAAATATACCCGGCGCTTCGCCCAGCCTGGCGGCGGTGCGGGCGAGGATACGGGCCCCGAGACGCTCGGCACCGATCCCGAGACTAACCTGCCGGTTGAGCGCAAGTCGGGACGGTTCGGCCCGTACATCCAGCTCGGCGAGGGCAAGGAGGCCAAGCGCGCGTCGATTCCGAAGGATATCGGGGAACTCGATCTCGATTGGGCCCTGAAGCTGCTGAGCCTGCCGCGGACGATCGGCGATCATCCGGAAACGGGTGCGCCGATCACGGCGTCGATCGGGCGCTATGGGCCGTACCTGGCGCACAATGGCAAATATGCGCGGTTGCAGTCGACCGCGGACGTGTTCGAGACGGGCATGAACGCCGCGGTCGTCAAGCTCGCCGAGGCGGCGGCAGGCGGCGGGCGTCCCGCACGCGGCGCGGCGCGCGAGCCCTTGAAGGTGCTGGGCAAGCATCCGCGCACCGAGGCCGAGATCAAGCTGATGGAGGGGCGTTATGGACCCTATGTCACGGACGGCGAGACGAATGCGACGCTGCCCAAGACGATCCAGCCCGACGAGCTGACGCTCGAGGAAGCCGCCCAGCTGATCGACGCGCGTGCGGCGGCGGCGCCGGCGAAGAAGGGCAGGAAGAAGGCGGCGCCGAAGAAGGCAGCGGCGGCCAAGAAGCCCGCAGCGAAGAAGGCGCCGGCGAAGAAGGCTGCGGCGAAGAAGACTGACTGA
- a CDS encoding sel1 repeat family protein — MAISEKTAAFLIESRMRDAARGNVKAYFDLGIAYSTGAQGVDIDLIEAHKWFNLAAIAGNTRAQECRAEIADEMSARDIIVAQKAARAWLQSGLRNAA, encoded by the coding sequence ATGGCTATCAGTGAAAAGACTGCCGCCTTCCTGATCGAAAGCCGGATGCGCGACGCTGCACGCGGCAATGTGAAGGCCTATTTCGACCTGGGCATCGCCTATTCGACCGGCGCGCAGGGTGTCGATATCGACCTTATCGAAGCGCATAAATGGTTCAACCTCGCCGCCATCGCCGGCAACACCCGCGCCCAGGAATGCCGCGCCGAAATCGCCGACGAAATGAGCGCGCGCGACATCATCGTCGCGCAGAAGGCGGCGCGGGCTTGGTTGCAGTCGGGATTGAGGAACGCGGCGTAG
- a CDS encoding pantoate--beta-alanine ligase gives MRSVRARVRFTEGHTAVQTIRRLAELRSALSAFREAGEDIALVPTMGALHAGHMALVAEAKLAARRVVVSIFVNPKQFGANEDLSRYPRKELADARMVSEAGVDVLWMPGVEEVYPDGFATNVSVSGVSDGLDGAARPGHFDGVATVVAKLFNQVRPDVALFGEKDFQQLAVIRRMVADLDFDIDIRGVPTQRDDDGLALSSRNAYLIAEDRAKAVALPRALGVAATAIGNGIDPAEALATARDTLGAAGFTVDYVELVDAETLAEPVPGRPRRLLAAAKIAGTRLIDNIAVNEHG, from the coding sequence ATGCGATCCGTAAGAGCCCGGGTCCGCTTTACCGAAGGGCATACCGCCGTGCAAACCATCCGTCGCCTCGCCGAGCTCCGTTCGGCGCTGTCCGCCTTCCGCGAGGCCGGCGAGGACATCGCGCTCGTCCCCACGATGGGCGCGCTCCATGCCGGGCATATGGCCCTGGTCGCCGAAGCGAAACTGGCGGCACGCCGCGTGGTCGTGTCGATCTTCGTCAACCCCAAGCAGTTCGGCGCGAACGAGGATCTGTCGCGCTATCCGCGCAAGGAACTGGCCGACGCGCGGATGGTGAGCGAAGCAGGCGTCGACGTGCTTTGGATGCCCGGGGTCGAGGAGGTCTATCCGGACGGCTTTGCGACCAACGTGTCGGTCTCCGGCGTCAGCGATGGGCTGGACGGCGCCGCGCGGCCCGGCCATTTCGACGGCGTCGCGACCGTCGTCGCCAAGCTGTTCAACCAAGTCCGCCCCGACGTCGCGCTGTTTGGCGAAAAGGACTTCCAGCAACTCGCCGTCATCCGCCGGATGGTCGCCGACCTCGACTTCGACATCGACATCCGCGGCGTGCCCACACAGCGCGACGACGACGGTCTGGCGCTATCCTCGCGCAACGCCTACCTCATCGCCGAGGATCGCGCGAAGGCGGTGGCGCTGCCACGCGCGCTGGGCGTTGCAGCCACCGCGATCGGCAATGGCATCGATCCGGCAGAGGCGCTGGCGACCGCGCGCGATACGCTGGGCGCGGCGGGCTTCACCGTCGATTACGTCGAGTTGGTCGATGCCGAAACCCTTGCCGAGCCGGTCCCCGGCCGCCCCCGCCGGCTGCTTGCCGCGGCGAAGATCGCCGGCACCCGCCTGATCGACAATATCGCGGTGAACGAACACGGTTAA
- a CDS encoding AAA family ATPase — protein sequence MGIVAALADATNNLHVIVFANEKGGTGKSTTAVHVAIALAARGARVAAFDLDHRQRTMGRYLDNRAATQKRTGRELITPVHATHDGVSDDLFGETLDRLSVDADFLVIDTPGRDDKFARIAATNADTLVTPMNDSFVDFDLIGHVDPDTFKVTRPSFYSELIWEARKTRARADGATIDWVVLRNRLQHIEARNMRRVSEAIDQLSKRVGFRVIPGLSERVIYRELFPSGLTMLDSKEFGAMGLSHVAARQELREMMSGLALPEPAMPLFEGAAA from the coding sequence ATGGGGATTGTCGCCGCCTTGGCAGACGCAACGAACAACCTGCACGTCATCGTTTTCGCTAACGAAAAGGGCGGGACGGGCAAGTCGACGACCGCGGTTCACGTCGCCATTGCGCTGGCGGCGCGGGGTGCGCGCGTCGCCGCGTTCGACCTCGACCACCGCCAGCGGACGATGGGACGCTATCTCGACAATCGTGCCGCGACGCAGAAGCGGACCGGGCGCGAACTGATCACGCCGGTCCATGCGACGCATGACGGGGTGAGCGACGACCTGTTCGGCGAAACGCTCGACCGGCTGAGCGTCGACGCCGATTTCCTCGTCATCGACACCCCCGGCCGCGACGACAAGTTCGCCCGGATCGCGGCGACCAACGCCGATACGCTCGTCACGCCGATGAACGACAGCTTCGTCGATTTCGACCTGATCGGCCATGTCGATCCCGACACGTTCAAGGTGACGCGCCCCAGCTTCTATTCCGAACTGATCTGGGAAGCGCGCAAGACCCGCGCGCGCGCCGATGGCGCGACGATCGACTGGGTCGTGCTGCGCAATCGCCTGCAGCATATCGAGGCGCGCAACATGCGCCGCGTGTCGGAAGCGATCGACCAGCTGTCGAAGCGCGTCGGGTTTCGCGTCATTCCGGGCCTATCGGAGCGCGTGATCTACCGCGAGCTGTTTCCATCGGGCCTGACGATGCTCGATTCGAAGGAATTCGGTGCGATGGGCCTAAGCCACGTCGCCGCGCGGCAGGAACTGCGCGAGATGATGTCGGGTCTGGCGCTGCCCGAACCGGCAATGCCCCTGTTCGAAGGGGCGGCCGCCTGA